A section of the Osmia lignaria lignaria isolate PbOS001 chromosome 3, iyOsmLign1, whole genome shotgun sequence genome encodes:
- the osp gene encoding myosin phosphatase Rho interacting protein outspread isoform X7, translating into MSGGTAGVRGTGAECRKFAPNIFNKSKCSSCFKQKEEHSAEALECNRATRKISKCGYLFVAPGWDFSNPLNRTKRWQRRWFVLYDDGELTYSVDEHPETVPQARIDMTRVLEVAAAEDITGHPYSLAITSPEGVTFVKGTCREETRWWADVLQVYSRNKGRHKRNATFPGGQTTILQVTPTIRSNTPNPPRPRFNSCRSEPRSNTWIPESSVSTDLCPSVFSSTPSLVTNSVVTTVSSGNMSNGASTESNNDRRTNNSSPLRTSAPLENGGSSYLSSVSSTSPMNGNVASAVYSTTSTGNISTTTTNSSSLTEKPPIVPNEGRSSYRDQPASSASPPTRDKLRAEDKARRRMNQHGERTSIGSGTACSSEKLDDDACRRILLEHEREREGKLRDIAASLTQPRARRIKPRTSEPTRDVVDAANAAYQDKFIRGDPDGCGLDISGIRYSPTSELRVDLPAEDLLNIKKGWLMKQALNKEWNKHWFVLRGCGLMYYRDPCAEDKGIMDGVIDLNTVTAVTPLQVARNYGFQTVAWDDRGSTVLSAVTAGIRDSWMTAIRRAANLPDPDSNVDSLTVCQDSQQDNTPQSPTASITDRERDSVVPSTSVTPRSVLFSSDEEYRTASEGGRRESGDWSEVAVSPPLVRNGDWASGLKSSSWSDSANHEWSELPPSPPLTRTALSRVKARSRSSSRSRVYKRSRSSPPSSRRSTLDSVRSEDLMMACCELGEDEEQSNGHLQSNSCLSSGNENPLIVELLENQVSLLRGQLDQNESHPSTLLVIIERQENEIESLKSQLNAARADVASAEKELSRLRQQKAEASIREKQVEELLGTIQRTEQQRNKDMDDLEKMKKIYNRDKEVLECKLLETEAILRETSERCEMLTKELASSHRTVEHLQTEIASLSNRLSQGIEENDRLYTKVRELEEKGGLSASRERGRSFDSLSDLTNIELDLDLNSLDKERIMEEYEELRSRFEKAIQEIRAMRKELREAHAMQDALELEIFAHKQDAISVNETNQAQIQLMAARIQDLTNKLAASEKQVRTLKQKLTKAESRDKRRSLSLKGRESFQISQEMEDKLVDLENKICAIERGKSIVGTPVSTGSSSKESSPNPKKEKRRDIKNLDRSRLRRKSLDSATSSEPMKVLIRLSTLETKVANVTENMASDAEKDSSECSEVSGSSTSEVSLEIIARLKKLERVVSKSKRRLEKCLGSTQAEDKAEKCLREVNDILDSCLECKKNQASAQATESIGVVVSRLETILKDKFTELTKRRQTMAQNGQLDEREKMKLIAERVAFEFIVLRQIKRAIGRTYDRSAVLSELVETSQLASSLMRKIHGTKPKTYQNTSYIQYLTKVLANKLVLVGGVNATETSNELSAARSESFNFLLQKQREVNEIVRRYKETKLSQLAEALAVETLSMSDKEDLGKQQVSNSSKKLLEDRRIREAWALAQETVSKELVQAEVSHVIMRCGQMYEQNVTSISDVCLNFDAAENVTLESWIDASQARLRQEIDLSTRELSDAYEDCLRLLKRNKSTVESKYESRQLLTDYADVIAHKALIDARIGLLQENTRQLTSFPGETFVSSLIRNDDLLSCLFADDYDFQSNPILDAEYSYLYQQFSKECEDRISGKRGSKEQLKNVGQSLLSLEDDLMELSKRVREKSCENVADSNIVWPKTITVTDWSNVCDKCSQLREQIKKLSEYMNRVTCKQCEQLQETIQRITAEHKEELESLKRNQERDLMDIKGELDNQRQSLTSQYEQEAASLREKARKLEHRLNAMDSEHSAHVNELRAAYQRSMSAELDTDAETRKRYKEEIKQLRALCEKGLLAMENSHRRIISEMEEKHRQELENLRVEKEQALSEETQATLAALDAMRKAHEHEVQKEIAKFKQEFIKQMQAREDIGVLHKEHEEEMEEIKQEILSLSAKYSSKCVESAALEEKVGSLTKQLAQAQQHIMQLDVRNKQLRAHLVLETNDGAINDTMQMLRGKENDIAEPREDIHRLQQLKVAQQRCESTALAAGGRTTTKMKSSNNTRRHSSVPTILTRPASPRNPQLSPLQS; encoded by the exons CCGGAAACGGTACCTCAAGCGAGGATCGACATGACCCGGGTGTTAGAGGTCGCCGCTGCGGAGGACATCACTGGACATCCTTACAGCCTGGCGATCACCTCGCCGGAAGGTGTTACCTTCGTGAAAGGCACGTGCCGAGAGGAAACCAGGTGGTGGGCCGACGTGCTTCAAGTCTACTCGAGGAATAAG GGTCGGCATAAACGGAATGCCACGTTCCCTGGTGGACAGACTACAATTCTTCAGGTCACTCCAACCATCCGAA GCAATACTCCGAATCCACCGAGACCACGTTTCAACAGTTGTCGCTCGGAGCCCCGAAGCAACACGTGGATACCGGAATCGAGCGTCTCGACGGACCTCTGTCCTTCCGTTTTCTCCTCGACACCGTCCCTGGTGACGAACAGCGTGGTAACAACAGTGAGCAGCGGGAACATGAGCAACGGTGCTAGCACAGAATCCAACAACGATCGTCGAACGAATAATTCGTCGCCTCTGAGGACCTCTGCACCCTTGGAGAACGGTGGCTCCTCTTATCTCTCCTCCGTTTCTTCGACTTCTCCTATGAACGGAAACGTGGCCAGCGCTGTTTATTCCACCACGTCGACCGGTAATatctccaccaccaccaccaacaGCTCGTCGTTAACGGAGAAGCCTCCGATCGTTCCCAACGAGGGTAGATCCAGCTACAGGGATCAACCGGCCAGCAGCGCGTCCCCTCCGACCAGGGACAAACTGAGAGCAGAGGACAAGGCCAGGCGTAGGATGAATCAGCATGGGGAACGAACGAGTATCGGCAGCGGGACCGCCTGTTCCAGCGAGAAACTAG ACGACGACGCCTGTCGAAGAATACTTTTGGAGcacgagagggaaagagaaggaaaactgCGAGACATCGCGGCTTCTTTGACCCAGCCACGCGCGAGGAGGATCAAGCCTAGAACTTCCGAACCGACTAGAGACGTGGTTGACGCAGCAAACGCAGCTTACCAGGATAAATTc ATCAGAGGAGATCCCGATGGATGCGGCCTAGATATTTCAGGTATCAGGTACTCTCCTACCTCTGAATTAAGGGTAGATTTACCCGCGGAGGATTTGTTGAACATCAAGAAAGGATGGTTGATGAAGCAGGCGCTGAACAAG GAATGGAACAAGCACTGGTTCGTATTGCGAGGCTGCGGTCTCATGTACTACCGGGATCCTTGCGCGGAAGATAAGGGTATCATGGACGGCGTGATAGATCTGAATACCGTTACCGCCGTTACGCCCCTTCAGGTCGCAAGAAATTATGGATTCCAGACTGTG GCGTGGGACGATCGAGGGTCTACCGTGCTGTCCGCGGTGACGGCTGGTATACGAGATAGCTGGATGACGGCAATTCGAAGGGCTGCCAATTTGCCTGATCCAGATAGTAACGTTGATTCTCTAACGGTTTGTCAGGACAGTCAACAGGATAACACTCCACAATCACCGACCGC ATCCATCACAGATCGCGAGAGGGACTCGGTCGTACCCTCGACCTCCGTTACACCACGTTCCGTTCTCTTTTCCTCCGACGAGGAGTACAGAACGGCGTCAGAGGGTGGCAGAAGAGAGTCGGGCGACTGGTCGGAAGTGGCAGTTTCGCCGCCGTTAGTGAGGAACGGTGACTGGGCCAGCGGATTAAAGAGTTCCAGCTGGTCGGATTCCGCGAACCACGAATGGTCGGAGCTGCCCCCGTCGCCACCTTTGACGAGAACCGCGTTGTCGCGGGTGAAAGCCAGATCCAGATCGAGTTCGAGGTCCAGGGTGTACAAGAGAAGTCGCAGCTCTCCACCGAGTTCCAGGAGAAGCACCTTGGACAGCGTGAGGTCGGAGGACCTGATGATGGCATGCTGCGAACTCGGAGAAGACGAGGAGCAGAGCAACGGTCATCTGCAGAGCAACAGCTGTCTATCGAGCGGCAACGAGAATCCTTTGATCGTCGAACTGTTGGAGAACCAGGTGTCTTTGCTACGCGGTCAGCTGGATCAGAATGAATCGCACCCAAGCACGCTACTAGTCATTATCGAGCGTCAGGAGAACGAGATCGAGAGTCTAAAATCGCAGTTGAACGCCGCGCGAGCCGACGTCGCGAGCGCTGAGAAAGAGTTGTCCAGGTTGAGGCAACAGAAGGCTGAGGCCTCCATCAGGGAGAAACAGGTGGAGGAATTGTTAGGCACGATTCAGAGGACGGAACAGCAGAGGAACAAGGACATGGACGATCtggagaagatgaagaagatatACAACAGGGATAAAGAGGTGCTGGAGTGCAAGTTATTGGAGACGGAAGCAATCCTCAGGGAGACCAGCGAACGGTGTGAAATGCTGACGAAAGAACTCGCGTCCAGTCACAGGACCGTCGAGCATCTGCAGACTGAGATTGCTTCCTTGAGCAATAGACTGTCGCAAG GAATCGAGGAGAACGATCGTTTGTACACCAAGGTCAGAGAGTTGGAAGAGAAGGGAGGACTATCAGCTTCGAGAGAACGTGGAAGGAGCTTCGACTCGCTCAGCGACTTGACGAACATCGAGCTGGATCTGGACTTGAATTCGTTGGATAAAGAAAG GATTATGGAAGAGTACGAGGAGCTTCGAAGTCGTTTCGAGAAGGCTATCCAAGAGATCCGCGCGATGCGCAAGGAACTTCGGGAAGCGCACGCGATGCAGGACGCGTTGGAGCTGGAGATCTTTGCGCATAAACAGGACGCGATCAGCGTGAACGAGACGAATCAAGCTCAGATACAGCTGATGGCGGCGAGGATTCAAGATCTGACGAATAAACTAGCTGCCAGTGAGAAGCAAGTGAGAACGCTGAAGCAGAAGCTGACGAAAGCCGAGAGCAGAGACAAGAGGAGATCGTTGTCGTTGAAGGGTCGCGAGTCCTTTCAGATCTCTCAGGAGATGGAGGACAAGCTGGTGGACCTGGAGAACAAAATCTGCGCGATCGAACGTGGTAAGAGCATCGTTGGCACGCCCGTGTCGACCGGTAGCAGCTCGAAGGAATCGAGTCCTAATCcaaagaaagagaagaggagagaCATTAAGAACCTGGATCGTAGCAGGCTACGAAGAAAGTCGTTGGATAGCGCGACCAGTTCTGAACCAATGAAAGTGTTGATCAGATTGAGCACGTTGGAAACGAAGGTGGCAAACGTGACGGAGAACATGGCCAGCGACGCTGAGAAGGATTCCAGCGAGTGCAGCGAAGTGAGCGGATCGTCTACCAGCGAGGTATCGTTGGAGATCATAGCGAGGCTGAAGAAATTAGAGCGAGTAGTGTCAAAGTCGAAGAGGAGGCTGGAGAAGTGTTTAGGTTCGACGCAGGCGGAGGACAAAGCGGAAAAGTGTTTGCGCGAGGTGAACGACATCCTGGACTCGTGTTTAGAATGTAAGAAAAATCAAGCTAGCGCTCAAGCGACCGAGTCAATAGGCGTAGTGGTATCTAGACTAGAGACTATACTTAAAGATAAATTCACCGAACTCACGAAGAGGCGGCAGACGATGGCGCAGAACGGTCAGCTGGACGAGAGAGAGAAGATGAAGCTGATCGCCGAGAGGGTGGCGTTCGAGTTTATCGTTCTGAGGCAGATCAAACGAGCGATCGGTCGTACGTACGATAGGAGTGCCGTTCTCAGTGAATTGGTCGAAACTAGTCAGCTTGCCTCAAGCTTAATGCGTAAGATTCACGGAACTAAGCCCAAAACGTACCAAAACACCAGTTACATTCAGTATCTTACTAAAGTGTTAGCGAATAAGTTAGTACTAGTAGGCGGCGTGAACGCGACAGAAACGTCGAACGAACTTTCCGCTGCTCGTAGCGAGAGTTTCAACTTCTTGCTGCAGAAGCAACGCGAGGTGAACGAGATCGTGCGGCGATACAAAGAGACGAAACTTAGCCAGCTCGCCGAGGCACTGGCCGTTGAAACGTTGAGCATGTCCGACAAGGAGGATCTCGGGAAACAACAGGTGAGCAATTCGAGCAAAAAGTTGCTGGAAGATCGACGTATTCGCGAGGCTTGGGCGTTGGCCCAAGAGACGGTCAGCAAGGAGCTCGTTCAGGCGGAAGTGTCGCACGTGATCATGCGTTGCGGTCAGATGTACGAGCAGAACGTCACCAGCATCAGCGACGTTTGCCTGAATTTCGACGCTGCGGAAAACGTCACGTTGGAGTCTTGGATAGACGCGAGCCAAGCGAGATTGCGACAAGAAATCGATCTTTCCACCCGCGAACTGTCGGACGCGTACGAAGATTGTCTTCGCCTGTTGAAGAGGAACAAGTCGACGGTAGAGAGCAAGTACGAATCGCGACAGCTGTTGACGGACTACGCGGACGTGATCGCGCACAAAGCTTTAATCGATGCCAGAATCGGCCTTCTTCAGGAGAACACCAGACAATTGACAAGCTTCCCTGGGGAGACTTTCGTATCTAGTCTAATCCGAAACGACGACCTTCTTTCCTGTCTGTTCGCGGACGATTACGATTTCCAAAGCAATCCGATTCTCGACGCCGAGTACAGTTACCTTTACCAACAATTTAGCAAGGAGTGCGAGGATAGGATATCCGGCAAGCGTGGCTCGAAGGAACAGTTGAAGAACGTCGGTCAGAGTTTGCTCAGCTTGGAGGATGATCTGATGGAGTTGAGCAAACGCGTACGAGAGAAATCGTGCGAGAACGTTGCCGATAGCAATATCGTTTGGCCAAAAACGATCACCGTCACCGATTGGTCGAACGTCTGCGACAAGTGTTCGCAGTTGCGCGAGCAAATCAAGAAGCTAAGCGAGTACATGAATCGCGTTACTTGCAAACAGTGCGAACAGTTGCAAGAGACCATTCAGAGGATAACCGCGGAGCACAAGGAGGAACTGGAGAGCCTGAAACGCAACCAGGAACGGGATCTGATGGACATCAAGGGAGAGCTAGACAACCAGAGGCAATCTTTAACCTCCCAATACGAGCAAGAGGCTGCCAGTCTCCGAGAGAAGGCGAGAAAATTGGAACACCGACTGAACGCCATGGATTCCGAGCATTCCGCTCACGTGAACGAACTGAGGGCCGCCTATCAGAGATCCATGAGCGCGGAACTGGACACCGATGCGGAGACGAGAAAGAGATACAAGGAGGAGATCAAACAGCTGCGAGCCCTTTGCGAGAAAGGTTTGCTGGCGATGGAGAACTCTCACAGACGGATCATTTCGGAGATGGAAGAGAAACATCGACAGGAATTGGAGAACTTGAGGGTGGAGAAGGAACAAGCTTTATCAGAGGAGACTCAGGCTACTCTGGCGGCGTTGGATGCTATGAGAAAGGCGCACGAACACGAGGTGCAGAAGGAAATAGCCAAGTTCAAGCAGGAGTTCATCAAACAGATGCAAGCACGCGAGGACATTGGCGTGCTTCATAAGGAACACGA GgaagaaatggaagaaattAAGCAGGAGATACTTTCGTTATCAGCTAAATATTCCTCCAAGTGTGTAGAGTCTGCAGCCTTAGAAGAAAAAGTTGGTTCTCTTACAAAGCAGCTTGCCCAAGCGCAACAGCACATCATGCAACTGGACGTACGAAATAAACAACTAAGGGCTCATTTGGTGCTGGAAACGAACGATGGCGCGATCAACGACACCATGCAAATGTTAAGGGGCAAGGAGAACGATATAGCTGAACCGAGAGAGGATATCCACAGACTGCAACAATTGAAG GTGGCACAGCAGAGATGCGAGTCGACAGCGCTGGCAGCCGGTGGCAGGACaacaacaaaaatgaaaagcaGCAACAACACGCGGAGGCATTCCTCCGTGCCAACAATCCTCACACGTCCCGCTTCACCCCGGAACCCTCAGCTCTCTCCGTTGCAG AGCTGA